ATCAACTCCCGTAACTGACGTATCGCATTGCCTTGCTCAGGTTCTGGCACCCTCAACGTTATCAATAGACTCGCGAGATATTCTCCCTGCCCAACGGCCAAATTTTGTTGAACCTCTGGATAACCCATCACTGTGAGATTCCTCACTGTCTTAAATCGTGCAAACTGCTTTCTTTGTTCAGGGGAAGCCTTCCTCGGATTCAGCACGACGTGATAGTGACGTCTCAGGAGGAGATTGTGGTCTTCATATCCTTCTTTCTTTAGCGTCACGAACGGATTCTGAGCCCGTTCAATCGTTACATCCAGAAGTGGAGTCTCGCCGAGAGGTATGGAGCCCATGAGAAAAACCTCTGCACCGGGAGGATCTGACGTAATCCTCATTTTCTGGTCCATCCCCCCTTTGTTAGCCGGGGAGACTGCGCTCGTGCAACC
This Nitrospirota bacterium DNA region includes the following protein-coding sequences:
- a CDS encoding PEGA domain-containing protein, whose product is MRITSDPPGAEVFLMGSIPLGETPLLDVTIERAQNPFVTLKKEGYEDHNLLLRRHYHVVLNPRKASPEQRKQFARFKTVRNLTVMGYPEVQQNLAVGQGEYLASLLITLRVPEPEQGNAIRQLRELIADSADPLDFSDKVLDRFHVARFW